The following coding sequences are from one Candidatus Eisenbacteria bacterium window:
- a CDS encoding cupin domain-containing protein, giving the protein MDTKPVLPALDPRTVPARKSTGYPTEAFRAMVAGRGKQALGDALGLANFGVNLVRLEPGAYSSLRHWHTRQDEFVWILEGEITLITDQGEQVLGPGMCAGFAAGVANGHHLTNRTSRPAVYLEVGDRLPGDGANYPDPNVDLQVRSTRSGYQYQHKDGRPYE; this is encoded by the coding sequence ATGGACACGAAGCCCGTTCTCCCCGCCCTCGATCCGCGCACCGTCCCCGCGCGAAAGTCGACCGGCTACCCGACCGAGGCGTTCCGCGCCATGGTCGCGGGCCGCGGCAAGCAGGCGCTGGGCGATGCGCTCGGCCTCGCGAACTTCGGGGTGAACCTGGTTCGCCTCGAGCCCGGTGCCTACTCGTCGCTGCGGCACTGGCACACGCGCCAGGACGAGTTCGTCTGGATCCTCGAAGGCGAGATCACGCTCATCACCGACCAGGGCGAGCAGGTGCTCGGCCCCGGCATGTGCGCGGGGTTCGCCGCCGGCGTCGCGAACGGACATCACCTGACGAACCGGACGTCGCGCCCCGCGGTCTATCTCGAGGTGGGCGATCGCCTGCCGGGCGACGGCGCCAACTATCCCGACCCGAACGTCGACCTCCAGGTGCGCTCGACGCGATCGGGCTACCAGTACCAGCACAAGGATGGCCGTCCGTACGAGTGA
- a CDS encoding alpha/beta hydrolase, with protein sequence MPEYSERFFRSGALRIHFRDWGDTTLPPVVLVHGLRDHSHSFDDLARGLLDRFHVLALDLRGHGDSETTPYYAFGHFVLDLHNLVRALRLPRPILVGHSMGGEVVARLAGSFPDLPAKVVLIEGLGPPPIDMEEERQWVVDGFARIDRSIAGPPGLADLDAAYKRLRERNPRLTESKARELALLGTRAREDGTLEWKFDPMLTTMSVTDPFDLEFAMAFWRKITVPTLIVHGAESGEFWRSKPGAIYLEPDDLRRRLGCFRDARLVEIPGAGHMVHFDRPRELLAAVREFL encoded by the coding sequence ATGCCCGAGTATTCCGAGCGGTTCTTCCGCAGCGGCGCGCTCCGCATCCACTTTCGCGACTGGGGTGACACGACGCTGCCGCCGGTGGTCCTCGTGCACGGCCTGCGCGACCACTCGCACTCGTTCGACGACCTCGCGCGCGGCCTGCTCGATCGCTTCCACGTGCTCGCGCTCGACCTCCGTGGCCACGGCGACAGCGAGACCACGCCCTACTACGCGTTCGGCCACTTCGTGCTGGACCTCCACAACCTCGTGCGCGCGCTCCGCCTGCCGCGGCCGATCCTGGTCGGGCACTCGATGGGCGGCGAGGTGGTCGCGCGCCTGGCCGGCTCGTTCCCGGACCTGCCCGCGAAGGTCGTCCTCATCGAAGGTCTGGGTCCGCCGCCCATCGACATGGAGGAGGAGCGCCAGTGGGTCGTCGACGGCTTCGCGCGCATCGATCGCTCGATCGCCGGACCGCCCGGGCTCGCCGACCTGGACGCGGCCTACAAGCGCTTGCGCGAGCGGAACCCGCGCCTCACCGAGAGCAAGGCGCGCGAGCTGGCGCTCCTCGGCACGCGCGCGCGCGAGGACGGCACGCTCGAATGGAAGTTCGATCCGATGCTCACGACGATGTCGGTGACGGACCCGTTCGACCTCGAGTTCGCGATGGCCTTCTGGCGCAAGATCACCGTGCCGACGCTCATCGTCCACGGCGCCGAGTCGGGCGAGTTCTGGCGCAGCAAACCCGGCGCGATCTACCTCGAGCCCGACGACCTCCGGCGCCGTCTCGGCTGCTTCCGGGATGCGCGTCTCGTCGAGATCCCCGGCGCCGGGCACATGGTCCACTTCGACCGCCCGCGCGAGCTGCTGGCCGCCGTTCGCGAGTTCCTGTAA
- a CDS encoding S1 RNA-binding domain-containing protein, producing MAPADDEDFAALLAASEAPRRREKRIVAGDVVRGRVIAVGSSTAFVDVGGKAEAAIDIGEFRDPATGEIRLKDGDEIEATVVDDGSRSGSIVLKRVAGRGGHVPGELEQAFAHGIAVEGLVTGENKGGFDVQLGTVRAFCPGSQIDRRRTEGATYVGQRFRFRITKLDAGGRNVVVSRRQLLEDEAAAQGAATWASLEEGAIVSGTVTSLRDFGAFVDLGGIEGLIHVSELGYARVSNPADVLQVGQRVDAQVVKLEPATAKGPGRVGLSLRALAPDPWATVRERFPVGATATGVVRRLEQFGAFVELAPGLDGLVHVSRMALDRRVSHPRQIVSIGDPVEVTIVEVDPAKRRIGLSMVERAKQAKEAAEIEERRDTEAHLAKSDDKASLGTLADLLAKSRKK from the coding sequence ATGGCACCTGCGGACGACGAGGACTTCGCCGCGCTCCTCGCCGCCAGCGAGGCGCCGCGCCGTCGCGAGAAGCGGATCGTCGCCGGCGACGTCGTCCGCGGGCGCGTGATCGCGGTCGGGAGCTCGACCGCGTTCGTCGACGTCGGTGGCAAGGCCGAGGCCGCGATCGACATCGGCGAGTTTCGCGATCCCGCGACCGGCGAGATCCGACTGAAGGACGGCGACGAGATCGAGGCGACGGTCGTCGACGACGGATCGCGCTCCGGCTCGATCGTCCTCAAGCGCGTCGCGGGGCGGGGCGGGCACGTGCCCGGCGAGCTCGAGCAGGCGTTCGCGCACGGCATCGCCGTCGAGGGCCTCGTCACGGGCGAGAACAAGGGCGGCTTCGACGTCCAGCTCGGGACCGTGCGCGCGTTCTGTCCGGGGTCGCAGATCGATCGCCGGCGGACGGAGGGCGCGACGTACGTCGGGCAGAGGTTCCGCTTCCGCATCACGAAGCTCGACGCCGGCGGCCGCAACGTGGTCGTCTCGCGCCGCCAGCTCCTGGAGGACGAGGCCGCCGCGCAGGGCGCGGCCACGTGGGCGTCGCTCGAGGAAGGAGCGATCGTGAGCGGCACCGTGACGTCGTTGCGCGACTTCGGTGCGTTCGTGGATCTCGGCGGCATCGAAGGCCTGATCCACGTGAGCGAGCTAGGCTACGCCCGCGTCTCGAATCCCGCCGACGTGCTCCAGGTCGGCCAGCGTGTCGACGCGCAGGTCGTGAAGCTCGAGCCGGCGACGGCGAAGGGACCGGGCCGCGTCGGCCTCTCGCTGCGCGCGCTCGCGCCCGACCCGTGGGCGACCGTGCGCGAGCGCTTTCCGGTCGGGGCAACGGCCACTGGCGTCGTGCGGCGGCTCGAGCAGTTCGGCGCCTTCGTCGAGCTGGCGCCGGGGCTCGACGGCCTCGTGCACGTCTCGCGCATGGCGCTCGATCGCCGCGTGTCCCATCCGCGCCAGATCGTGTCGATCGGCGATCCGGTGGAGGTCACGATCGTGGAGGTGGATCCCGCGAAGCGCCGCATCGGTCTCTCGATGGTCGAGCGCGCGAAGCAGGCGAAGGAGGCGGCCGAGATCGAGGAGCGCCGTGACACCGAGGCGCACCTCGCGAAGTCGGACGACAAGGCGAGCCTCGGCACGCTCGCCGACCTGCTCGCGAAGTCGCGGAAGAAGTAG
- the thrH gene encoding bifunctional phosphoserine phosphatase/homoserine phosphotransferase ThrH produces MSQPMIACLDLEGVLVPEIWINVAERTGIAALRRTTRDEPDYDKLMRGRIAILDEHHLTLRDIQAVIDTMAPLEGALAFLDWLRSRTQVVILSDTFAEFAQPLMRKLGWPTLFCHSLDVEAASSRIAGYRLRIADGKRRAVEALRGINFRVVAAGDSYNDTSMLGAADAGILFRPPANVVADFPQFPVTTTYDELAAAFVRHGGGAIRE; encoded by the coding sequence ATGAGCCAGCCGATGATCGCGTGTCTCGACCTCGAAGGCGTGCTCGTTCCCGAGATCTGGATCAACGTCGCCGAGCGGACGGGCATCGCGGCGCTCCGTCGCACGACGCGCGACGAGCCCGACTACGACAAGCTGATGCGCGGGCGCATCGCGATCCTGGACGAGCATCACCTCACGCTGCGCGACATCCAGGCCGTCATCGACACCATGGCGCCGCTCGAGGGGGCGCTCGCGTTCCTGGACTGGCTCCGCAGCCGCACGCAGGTGGTGATCCTGTCCGACACCTTCGCCGAGTTCGCGCAGCCGCTCATGCGGAAGCTCGGCTGGCCGACGCTCTTCTGCCACTCGCTCGACGTCGAGGCGGCCTCGTCGCGCATCGCCGGCTACCGGCTCCGCATCGCCGACGGAAAGCGCCGGGCGGTGGAGGCGCTGCGCGGGATCAACTTCCGCGTCGTCGCGGCCGGCGATTCGTACAACGACACGAGCATGCTCGGCGCCGCCGATGCCGGTATCCTCTTCCGGCCGCCCGCGAACGTCGTCGCCGACTTTCCGCAGTTCCCCGTGACGACGACGTACGACGAGCTGGCGGCGGCGTTCGTGCGCCACGGCGGCGGCGCCATCCGGGAGTAG